From a single Bacillus pseudomycoides DSM 12442 genomic region:
- a CDS encoding DUF3934 family protein codes for MSKTKAKAKKGTGQGTGSKGWNRWQSSAKKKKNAKPYKSKGTKNS; via the coding sequence ATGAGTAAAACGAAAGCTAAAGCTAAGAAGGGGACAGGTCAAGGAACAGGAAGTAAAGGCTGGAACCGCTGGCAATCTAGCGCTAAGAAAAAGAAAAATGCGAAACCTTATAAAAGTAAAGGTACAAAAAATAGTTAA
- the asnA gene encoding aspartate--ammonia ligase has product MYQSLMTVRETQIAIKEVKTFFEDQLAKRLGLFRVSAPLFVTKKSGLNDHLNGVERPIEFDMLHSGEELEIVHSLAKWKRFALHEYGYEAGEGLYTNMNAIRRDEELDATHSIYVDQWDWEKIVRKEWRTVDYLQETVRTIYGIFKDLEDHLFEKYPFLGKYLPEDIVFITSQELEDKYPELTPKDREHAIAKEHGAVFIIGIGDALRSGEKHDGRASDYDDWKLNGDILFWHPVLQSSFELSSMGIRVDSKSLDEQLTKKGEDFKRDYDFHKGILEDVLPLTIGGGIGQSRMCMYFLRKAHIGEVQTSVWPDEMREACKKENIHLF; this is encoded by the coding sequence ATGTATCAATCATTAATGACAGTAAGAGAGACACAAATCGCAATTAAGGAAGTTAAAACATTTTTTGAGGATCAATTAGCAAAACGTCTTGGACTATTCCGCGTATCTGCACCATTATTCGTAACGAAAAAATCAGGTTTAAACGATCACCTAAACGGTGTAGAACGTCCAATTGAATTTGATATGCTTCACTCAGGAGAAGAATTAGAAATTGTTCATTCACTAGCGAAATGGAAACGATTTGCACTACATGAATATGGTTACGAAGCTGGTGAAGGTTTATATACAAACATGAACGCGATTCGCCGTGATGAGGAACTTGATGCAACGCATTCCATTTACGTTGACCAATGGGATTGGGAAAAAATTGTTCGAAAAGAATGGCGTACAGTGGATTACTTACAAGAAACAGTACGTACAATTTATGGAATATTCAAAGATTTAGAAGATCATTTGTTTGAAAAATATCCGTTCCTTGGGAAGTATTTACCGGAAGATATCGTATTTATCACATCTCAAGAATTAGAAGATAAATATCCAGAGTTAACGCCGAAAGATCGTGAGCACGCGATTGCGAAAGAGCATGGTGCAGTCTTTATTATCGGAATTGGCGATGCACTTCGCTCTGGTGAAAAGCATGATGGACGCGCATCTGACTATGACGATTGGAAATTAAACGGAGATATTTTATTCTGGCATCCAGTACTGCAATCTTCATTTGAATTATCATCAATGGGAATTCGCGTTGATAGTAAATCACTTGATGAACAGTTAACGAAGAAAGGCGAAGATTTCAAACGTGATTACGATTTCCATAAAGGAATTTTAGAAGACGTGCTCCCGCTTACAATTGGTGGTGGCATTGGGCAATCAAGAATGTGCATGTACTTCTTACGTAAAGCGCATATCGGTGAGGTTCAAACTTCTGTATGGCCTGATGAAATGCGTGAAGCGTGTAAGAAGGAAAACATTCACTTGTTTTAA
- a CDS encoding class I SAM-dependent methyltransferase — protein sequence MLHSLHAIEEVRNGNMYTKEANIWLGFLLEEYGLVSIERNYRSILEYVERTLRHLEKMNASYGIRARVETVLCWSEVSKCGSVTQRKKWEDLGVSFLAHNEDSAFIYRRYFPYDDVTFTLIRTHGLIGQVLRGEVSMTSHDELVRLWQRGVIQKDELREVLRVLNECIITGVSDKLWIRVKEEVYERIEQILCGELIEYSVKQRIRRLRTNASPNDTYFVQEYDSIMNDRLEEMFTVLFDYDLWYVEAALTHFSFEEFVKVFALAYQHITQKNIDHISFQPLMDALYYERGGDKYLNIYTKRAIEKVLRSVSIVELLNMSRIPQSEMYPELKETENVLTIGFGTSEVGKTLIEFCLACKKENNAHYEQAVMMLCEIFGLRRDVFDRLENEEEYLSHMNGSVDDKVVVLPYVVGDTIVEIGPGGGVMMNKFKEVYPNKSVIGIDLSRNVIEKLTSDKYEKGYNWEVTLGDALHLADTFHPESISTVHCGSVNHEIFSYGETDGKKFNVATMERLVRSVFRVLTSGGRWIIRDGVKTESKEWCELHFHDETAMPFLKNYQRDFQGRQIKVNILDVDRVRMPVNDAMEFLYTYTWGEEAYPHEVQEQFGVFTLQEYIDFVESVVGSENVKVIEAKQYLLEGYIEHLSQKVTLYDEHGEQIALPNSTCLIVFEKR from the coding sequence ATGTTACATAGTTTACATGCAATAGAAGAAGTACGAAATGGAAACATGTATACGAAAGAAGCGAATATATGGCTAGGATTTTTATTGGAAGAATATGGATTGGTGAGTATAGAAAGGAATTACCGAAGTATATTAGAGTATGTGGAACGGACGCTAAGGCATTTAGAAAAAATGAATGCTTCATACGGTATTCGTGCTCGTGTAGAAACTGTATTATGCTGGAGTGAAGTATCGAAGTGTGGTTCTGTAACGCAACGCAAGAAGTGGGAGGATTTAGGAGTGTCGTTTTTAGCACATAACGAAGATTCAGCTTTTATTTATAGACGCTATTTTCCATATGATGATGTAACGTTTACACTTATTCGTACGCATGGATTAATAGGGCAAGTATTACGAGGAGAAGTATCCATGACTTCTCATGATGAACTGGTAAGATTATGGCAGCGAGGTGTGATTCAAAAAGATGAACTGCGTGAAGTGCTTCGTGTTTTAAATGAATGTATTATTACCGGGGTATCTGATAAGTTATGGATAAGAGTGAAGGAAGAGGTATATGAACGTATTGAACAAATACTTTGCGGAGAACTGATTGAATATAGTGTAAAGCAGCGAATTCGGCGGTTACGTACGAATGCTTCACCTAACGATACATATTTTGTTCAAGAGTATGATTCAATTATGAATGATAGGTTAGAAGAAATGTTTACAGTTTTATTTGATTATGACCTTTGGTATGTAGAAGCAGCATTAACTCATTTTAGTTTTGAAGAATTCGTGAAAGTATTTGCATTAGCCTACCAACATATTACTCAGAAGAATATAGATCATATCAGTTTCCAGCCTCTTATGGACGCATTGTATTATGAGAGAGGTGGAGATAAATACTTAAATATTTATACGAAACGAGCAATTGAAAAAGTATTGCGAAGTGTATCAATAGTAGAATTGCTAAATATGAGTCGAATTCCTCAATCAGAAATGTATCCTGAATTAAAGGAAACTGAAAACGTATTAACAATTGGTTTTGGAACAAGTGAGGTTGGAAAAACACTCATCGAATTTTGTTTAGCCTGTAAAAAAGAAAATAATGCTCATTATGAACAAGCTGTCATGATGTTATGTGAAATATTTGGCTTACGCCGGGATGTGTTTGATCGATTGGAAAATGAGGAAGAATATCTTTCGCATATGAATGGAAGTGTAGATGATAAAGTTGTGGTTCTTCCATATGTAGTAGGAGATACAATAGTAGAAATTGGTCCCGGTGGGGGCGTAATGATGAATAAATTTAAAGAGGTTTATCCGAATAAATCGGTTATTGGAATAGATTTATCACGAAATGTAATTGAGAAGTTAACAAGTGATAAATACGAAAAAGGCTACAACTGGGAAGTTACACTAGGCGATGCTTTACATCTTGCAGATACATTCCATCCGGAAAGTATTTCTACAGTTCATTGTGGTTCAGTAAATCATGAGATTTTTTCTTACGGAGAAACAGATGGTAAGAAATTTAATGTTGCGACAATGGAACGTCTAGTGAGAAGTGTATTTCGAGTATTGACTTCTGGAGGACGTTGGATTATTCGTGATGGAGTAAAGACAGAAAGTAAAGAATGGTGTGAATTACATTTTCATGATGAAACCGCTATGCCTTTCTTAAAAAATTATCAACGTGATTTTCAAGGGCGACAAATTAAGGTGAATATATTAGATGTGGATCGAGTAAGAATGCCAGTTAATGATGCAATGGAATTTTTATATACGTATACGTGGGGAGAAGAAGCGTATCCACATGAGGTGCAAGAACAATTTGGTGTATTCACACTTCAAGAATATATTGATTTTGTAGAGAGTGTTGTAGGTTCAGAGAATGTAAAAGTAATTGAGGCCAAGCAGTACCTTCTAGAAGGTTATATAGAACATTTATCGCAAAAGGTTACATTGTATGATGAACATGGTGAACAAATAGCATTGCCGAATAGTACATGTTTGATTGTGTTTGAGAAAAGATAA